TCTAGCAGAGACTTCCCTAGCATCCCTAGAAGCCTTCTCTGCTGTCAGAACCTCGCCTAGACGGCTAGTAGCTACGCGCAGAAGGCTCCTCGTGTTGTTCAGCGCACCCCTGAGCCCTCTTACTATGTCCGTCCTGAACCCTGTGTAGATTCTCGCTTCACCTGGCCGGAGTATACGCAGCCGTGGAGGCTTTAACGACGTGATTTCAACTAGCACTCGTTTGTCTGGCAAGCGCTCAGGCTTCCTACACTTGACGTATCTACCTAGGCCGGCATCAAGCAGAACAACATCCCCTAGATCACGTAGCACCAGCGCTTCACGTACTTCGCCTACCCGCGGCCCACCAACACCGTGAGTTGGCAGCTGCAGAGGAGGGAGAACGCCCACGTATCTTAGCTCCGGCTTTCTCGGGTAAAGCCTCTTTTTCAGATACGGGGCAGTGAGCATGTACTCTGTTACCTCTTTTATCAGTTTAGCATCCTCGTCGACACCCTCTCTGTCGATGTAAACGAGCAGCCTTGTGGCACGGAAAACAGCCAGTAGCCTTGCAAGGATGCCTATTTTTATGGTCTTTAGTAGTAGGCTATGCTCTGTAGACAAGTAGGAGGCAGGTACTGCTACCACTAGCTCTATCCTACGGGCTACCGGAGTGTCGCGACGATGCATCTCCGTCGTGCCTCTGCTGCTGGTTATCACCTTCTCGAAGCGTTTTAGCGCTAAGACCTGCGAGACGCAGCAAAACCATGCACAGCTACACGTGCTGCTACTGGGCTAGGAACAGCGCTGTAGAGATGCACGGGAGACGTGTGGCCATGGAGGCAAAAACCATGGAGACATGGAGCTGAGCCACTGCGGCGGGGTTTAACGCTTCTTGCCACGACGCTGCTGTTGCTGCTGCCTAGCCTGCTTCGCAGCAGCCTTTGTCTCTTCCTTGGTCATGAAGAGGCTTGTTCTCTGCCTACCGCCCATACTCTCCACCCGCGCTCGAGCGGTGTAGAGAGCTAGGTACATTACTGCTACGCTTCTCTAGCTTCAGCCTGGCCGGTG
The window above is part of the Pyrodictium abyssi genome. Proteins encoded here:
- a CDS encoding putative RNA uridine N3 methyltransferase, giving the protein MITSSRGTTEMHRRDTPVARRIELVVAVPASYLSTEHSLLLKTIKIGILARLLAVFRATRLLVYIDREGVDEDAKLIKEVTEYMLTAPYLKKRLYPRKPELRYVGVLPPLQLPTHGVGGPRVGEVREALVLRDLGDVVLLDAGLGRYVKCRKPERLPDKRVLVEITSLKPPRLRILRPGEARIYTGFRTDIVRGLRGALNNTRSLLRVATSRLGEVLTAEKASRDAREVSARRGIAIFMGAPDRGLYEIARSEGFSVEEVFDRIYNTIPHQGTRTVRVEEAVAATLAIYNMFLES